One window of the Podospora pseudopauciseta strain CBS 411.78 chromosome 4, whole genome shotgun sequence genome contains the following:
- a CDS encoding hypothetical protein (EggNog:ENOG503PGMM): MSYTASAKQIGDKVNMSYAGNSKVGFPNIYEDSNQKNIKKSEIDEMTRHSGENVKGFMPKDQPGEVNRLYEEKFKREQADALKNDPTLAATLNNNKPSKGAIIDKEIEEEERAMLEKKKGKGMTGESHY, from the exons ATGTCCTATACAGCATCAGCCAAGCAAATCGGCGACAAAGTAAACATGTCCTACGCCGGAAACTCCAAGGTTGGGTTCCCTAACATCTATGAGGACTCCAACCAGAAGAACATCAAGAAATCCGAGATTGACGAGATGACGAGGCACTCGGGGGAGAATGTCAAGGGTTTCATGCCAA AGGATCAACCTGGCGAGGTGAACAGGTTGTACGAGGAGAAG TTCAAGAGAGAGCAGGCCGACGCCCTGAAGAATGACCCAACCCTAGCG GCgaccctcaacaacaacaagcctTCGAAAGGTGCGATAATTGacaaggagattgaggaggaagagcggGCGATgcttgagaagaagaagggcaagggcatGACAGGGGAGAGCCATTACTAG
- a CDS encoding hypothetical protein (COG:M; EggNog:ENOG503Q4W8), with product MRVFHEGRPNPMLAEYLELRKQEYTTLYDRWCNGAQPYDSPPPHWPPAKSMLNRLPHELHLLIFCYLYQADLFHLALTCRYLADLAIPALYSRDVAEFDCLSLRWACTFSFLETLDRALSHGASVNHRFDHGTAVDCTWVIRDPDFHECMFNTPLKLAIYIDDALLVRSLCQRGADVNSPDSYSVNCYAYRLKASYPLHRTMDDTPSLQRGNPRIVQALLEAGADPNLYTGWSWRFYGRYPYDARHELPLGLAMQSSVPAETVQLLLQHGADPLLKGQYGTCQRIFHLNSRPDVSAPVITTNITRDAYPSGLHGELTPLMAYLASSGRDTCSFDEEKVRLLLQYGAGRDAQRIVAMLASDQECPWYNKDRTPEVFRIFALSLSQPPGLDMVSFAQREISPFLAVTQLTDRWITHCSTVYGLGHTAIDFLQITSGLLRRMGEACETDGETLFGRPSAAVDTRDLSNNYNSTWWTSDLTALRWVCLPFGFLGSSTLVTSLLAMGADMDRRDSEGMTPLHFASMFASGDRVRPLVEFLGGPEISGLAIDARDVVGWTPLHFACFFGLSTQLDEQVRAARLLLDNGADIHAQTIGGWAPIALAVKNANLGLVRLLLERGARRRDMFGPPGYESLRAKMFFCRCLGLSSFGSEHWRASRQNPRRGSSLTRRINELRRFAAAADGGDEEYCTPQVPLLLTLPRHAPSNSAYIANLRAANIFYEHETLSLLNPFSRNSPALNGRAELIRTNVDEYADQVLRNLARNNTTSAIRAQLFSRDGMYYDQAPKLAVQCVGRCYIRDGDDDED from the coding sequence ATGAGGGTCTTCCACGAGGGCCGTCCCAACCCGATGCTTGCCGAGTATCTCGAGCTTAGAAAGCAGGAATACACAACATTGTACGATCGATGGTGCAACGGTGCCCAACCTTACGACTCGCCTCCCCCGCATTGGCCTCCGGCAAAGTCCATGctcaaccgcctcccccacGAACTGCACCTCCTCATATTCTGCTACCTGTACCAGGCcgacctcttccacctcgcCCTCACTTGCCGCTACTTGGCCGACCTTGCCATTCCCGCCTTGTACTCCCGCGACGTTGCCGAGTTCGACTGCCTCTCCCTCCGATGGGCCTGCACCTTCAGCTTCCTAGAAACGCTCGACCGTGCCCTGTCCCATGGCGCGTCGGTCAACCACCGATTCGACCACGGCACCGCGGTAGACTGTACCTGGGTCATCCGCGATCCCGATTTTCACGAGTGCATGTTCAACACCCCACTAAAGCTCGCCATCTACATAGACGACGCCTTGCTGGTGCGATCACTTTGCCAGAGAGGCGCCGACGTTAACTCTCCTGACAGCTATTCGGTCAACTGCTACGCCTACCGACTGAAAGCTTCATATCCTCTCCACCGCACCATGGATGACACACCCAGCCTTCAGCGCGGAAACCCCCGTATTGTTCAGGCCCTTTTGGAGGCCGGGGCCGACCCCAATCTGTACACTGGCTGGTCCTGGCGCTTTTATGGCCGGTACCCGTACGACGCACGGCACGAGCTTCCTTTGGGACTTGCAATGCAGTCGTCCGTACCGGCAGAAACAgtccaactcctcctgcAACACGGGGCTGATCCGCTGCTCAAAGGACAGTACGGTACGTGCCAGAGGATTTTCCACTTGAACTCGCGCCCTGATGTATCCGCTCCGGTGATCACGACCAACATAACAAGGGATGCATATCCGAGCGGGCTGCATGGTGAACTTACTCCCCTGATGGCATATCTAGCGTCCAGTGGCCGGGACACTTGTTCTTTTGATGAAGAAAAGGTGCGGTTGCTGTTGCAGTACGGGGCTGGTCGTGATGCTCAACGTATAGTTGCTATGCTCGCGAGCGATCAGGAGTGCCCATGGTATAACAAGGATAGAACCCCCGAGGTCTTCCGGATATTCGCCCTAAGCTTGTCCCAGCCGCCTGGCTTAGATATGGTGAGTTTCGCCCAACGCGAGATTTCTCCTTTTCTGGCTGTTACTCAGTTGACCGACCGCTGGATAACACACTGCTCCACTGTCTACGGGCTTGGTCACACGGCTATAGACTTCCTTCAAATCACCTCTGGCCTGCTAAGACGCATGGGCGAAGCATGCGAGACGGATGGCGAGACTCTGTTCGGCAGAccctccgccgccgttgaCACCCGAGACTTATCCAACAACTACAATTCGACCTGGTGGACCAGTGATTTGACCGCGCTCCGCTGGGTCTGTCTGCCGTTTGGCTTCCTTGGTTCTTCCACCCTCGTCACTTCTCTGCTTGCAATGGGAGCAGACATGGACAGAAGAGACTCGGAAGGCATGACACCACTTCACTTCGCGTCCATGTTTGCCTCGGGGGACAGGGTCCGTCCTTTGGTGGAGTTTCTCGGCGGTCCAGAGATTTCTGGCCTGGCAATCGATGCCCGTGACGTGGTAGGTTGGACCCCGCTTCACTTTGCCTGTTTCTTTGGTCTGTCCACCCAGCTCGACGAGCAAGTTAGGGCAGCacgccttcttctcgacaACGGTGCGGATATCCACGCCCAGACCATCGGTGGCTGGGCACCTATTGCACTAGCTGTCAAGAATGCAAATCTCGGGCTGGTAAGGCTTCTGCTAGAACGAGGCGCTCGCCGGAGGGACATGTTCGGGCCTCCTGGATACGAATCTTTACGGGCCAAGATGTTCTTTTGCAGATGTCTCGGGCTTTCTTCGTTCGGCAGTGAACATTGGCGCGCTTCCCGCCAGAATCCGCGACGGGGTAGCAGCCTGACGAGACGGATCAATGAGTTGAGGCgctttgctgctgcggccgatggtggtgatgaagagtATTGTACGCCCCAGGTTCCACTGCTTTTGACCCTGCCACGACATGCACCATCGAACAGCGCGTACATTGCCAACCTTAGGGCTGCCAATATATTCTATGAACATGAGACGCTCTCGTTGCTCAACCCCTTTAGTAGGAACTCGCCAGCTTTGAATGGTCGGGCGGAACTCATCAGGACCAACGTCGATGAATATGCGGATCAGGTGCTGCGCAACCTTGCACGCAACAACACGACGAGTGCGATAAGGGCGCAGCTTTTCTCCAGGGACGGCATGTACTATGATCAAGCACCGAAGCTGGCTGTCCAGTGTGTAGGTAGGTGCTACATtcgggatggtgatgacgatgaggattgA
- a CDS encoding hypothetical protein (COG:A; EggNog:ENOG503P2UA) encodes MSEYWKSTPKYWCKHCSVYVRDTKLERANHESTGKHQGAIKRSLRDLHRSAEQEQREKDRAKREVERLNGVVSASGSGSGGAGAKKHGGSTSSAPPPPAPTGQLSQAERQRQLEQLAELGVNIPTELRKDMAMVGEWSVTSTRVVDDGDSGNKTADDTKDEGRAVGVKRERERTEEEKEQEEALNGLFKKRKRWGVGSKSMPEEEDKELEELLSGTIVKTKKEKDAEVKGEVNGEEGAPEAPVVKKEESQDGPALEAIQDVQNVQDEAPPAMVKQELGNEEPAVAAVVFKKRKPRNIRQK; translated from the coding sequence ATGTCGGAATACTGGAAATCAACCCCCAAGTACTGGTGCAAACACTGCTCCGTCTACGTCCGCGACACCAAGCTCGAGCGCGCCAACCACGAGTCTACGGGCAAACACCAGGGCGCCATCAAGCGCTCCCTTCGCGACCTCCACAGATCCGCCGAGCAAGAACAACGAGAGAAGGACAGGGccaagagggaggtggaaagGCTGAATGGAGTTGTTTCCGCGTcagggagtgggagtggagGCGCCGGGGCGAAGAAACATGGCGGCAGCACTAGCAGcgcgccaccaccaccagcgccaacAGGGCAGCTATCACAGGCTGAACGACAGAGACAACTGGAGCAGCTGGCCGAGTTGGGGGTGAATATCCCGACCGAACTGAGGAAGGATATGGCTATGGTGGGGGAGTGGAGCGTCACTTCTACGAGGGTCGTTGACGATGGAGATTCTGGCAATAAGACTGCTGATGATACCAAAGATGAGGGCAGAGCGGTGGGGGTCAAGAGGGAAAGAGAAAGgacagaagaagaaaaggaacaaGAGGAGGCTCTGAATGGGCTGTTCAAGAAACGGAagaggtggggggttggatcGAAAAGCATgccagaagaagaggataaagagttggaggagctgctgAGTGGGACGATTGTCAAGaccaagaaagagaaggacGCCGAGGTTAAGGGCGAAGTcaacggggaggagggtgcgCCTGAGGCTCCAGTCGTTAAGAAGGAGGAAAGCCAGGACGGGCCTGCTCTGGAAGCCATCCAAGATGTCCAAAATGTCCAAGATGAGGCGCCTCCAGCCATGGTCAAACAGGAGCTCGGCAACGAAGAACCGGCTGTTGCAGCGGTTGTTTTCAAAAAGCGCAAGCCTAGAAACATACGGCAAAAGTAG
- a CDS encoding hypothetical protein (EggNog:ENOG503P2I8; COG:S) — protein sequence MKFHVITLLAAILGPAVVAAQGVTEKIAPTATGAAGCEPTIDGKFEIAIVDVGSVQKRDFIEHKKRTACTGNGVLLAELNDGVITDSAGRTGYIASNYQFQFDDPPQAGAIYTAGFSHCPNGSLALGDSAVWYQCRSGNFYNLYDRYWAEQCSPVEILVLPCGGAGVVDNGQHTVGTEMATTTVVIPLADGQPQVVTTTVPIPICQIGDGQIQGHTTPCAALTVPPSSAASVNIPPVSQLSDGQIQVTQKPTPTPSAAGGPLPPTSNETIQTPGVVPTEPAVVPTRAPGVNSAGRLQVASALLVGVVGIFCLL from the exons ATGAAGTTCCACGTGATCACCCTGCTCGCAGCCATCTTGGGTCCGGCCGTGGTGGCGGCCCAAGGCGTTACCGAGAAGATTGCGCCGACCGCCACTGGTGCCGCTGGCTGTGAGCCCACCATCGATGGTAAATTCGAGATCGCCATCGTGGATGTGGGTAGTGTCCAGAAGCGCGACTTTATCGAACACAAG AAGCGCACCGCTTGCACTGGCAACGGTGTCCTGCTTGCCGAACTCAACGATGGAGTCATTACCGATTCTGCCGGTCGCACTGGCTACATCGCCAGCAACTATCAGTTTCAGTTTGACGACCCCCCCCAGGCAGGTGCCATCTACACGGCTGGTTTCTCCCACTGTCCCAACGGCTCCTTGGCTTTGGGTGACTCCGCTGTTTGGTACCAGTGCCGCTCTGGCAACTTTTACAACCTGTACGATCGTTACTGGGCCGAGCAATGCTCTCCAGTTGAGATTCTGGTTTTGCCCTGCGGTGGTGCCGGCGTTGTCGACAATGGCCAGCACACAGTCGGCACCGagatggccaccaccaccgtggTGATCCCCTTGGCGGATGGGCAGCCTCAGGTTGTCACGACCACTGTGCCAATCCCGATTTGCCAAATCGGCGATG GCCAGATTCAGGGCCACACCACGCCCTGCGCGGCACTGACGGTTCCTCCCTCTTCGGCCGCATCTGTCAACATCCCACCTGTCTCTCAGCTCTCGGATGGACAGATCCAAGTTACGCAGAAGCCCACTCCCACGCCTTCTGCGGCTGGTGGCCCTCTCCCGCCAACGAGCAACGAGACCATCCAAACCCCCGGTGTTGTTCCCACAGAGCCAGCCGTCGTCCCCACTAGAGCTCCGGGCGTCAACTCTGCCGGCAGATTGCAAGTGGCCTCCGCCCTTTTGGTGGGAGTCGTCGGCATCTTCTGCCTTCTCTAA
- a CDS encoding hypothetical protein (COG:S; EggNog:ENOG503P6CE), with protein sequence MSEVKPPVQYASAPVAAPSGSQQHYVQHTPVWIVVARGAQVFFSLIILGMAGAVIHDVMIEELAFGIACVVFTWIVIGYVLITEKVSGAREAYNIWAVLSLDFLMAVLWLAALGSIAARRARFVVPVSTANCRDDGSAVSSKTCDVYPVKRALEKRGAVLTQMGLGLTSGAAGLSALMWLLFIATLVYHGHTFRLWHQANKKPADAELNAQGTPMLATQQQAAPAPGPVYNSQQQYQPQTQFPQQYPPQQQQQQQQQQQQQQPQQQPQQQPQQQQQYTAQPPQQYQQPQAPFQPSPVGTPSPYQQQYQTPQPTGTPQPYAYPQQQQQQQQQPHPYPQAAEAPGHPYYPPQQ encoded by the exons ATGTCCGAAGTCAAGCCCCCAGTTCAGTACGCTTCGGCGCCAGTTGCTGCACCGTCCGGAAGCCAGCAGCATTATGTCCAGCACACACCTGTGTGGATCGTGGTGGCCAGAGGCGCCcaggttttcttttctctcatAATCTTGGGTATGGCTGGCGCTGTCATCCATGACGTGATGATTGAGGAGCTCGCCTTTGGGATCGCTTGC GTTGTTTTTACGTGGATTGTTATCGGTTACGTTCTCATCACCGAGAAGGTGTCAGGGGCGCGTGAAGCGTATAATATTTGGGCTGTGCTGTCGCTTGATTTCTTGATGGCGGTTTTGTGGCTCGCCGCCTTGGGTTCCATTGCTGCCAGACGGGCACGATTCGTCGTGCCTGTCAGTACTGCAAATTGCCGCGATGACGGTTCCGCTGTCTCCAGCAAGACTTGCGATGTATATCCGGTGAAGCGAGCCCTCGAGAAACGCGGTGCCGTCTTGACCCAGATGGGGCTCGGCTTGACAAGCGGCGCCGCAGGTCTGAGCGCGCTCATGTG GCTCCTCTTTATCGCCACGCTTGTGTACCATGGCCATACATTCCGCCTTTGGCACCAGGCGAACAAGAAGCCTGCTGACGCCGAGCTGAATGCCCAAGGAACCCCGATGCTTGCCACACAGCAACAGGCCGCCCCTGCTCCTGGACCAGTTTACAActcccagcagcagtacCAGCCCCAGACCCAGTTTCCCCAGCAGTATcccccccagcaacagcaacaacaacaacaacaacaacaacaacaacaaccacagcaacaaccacagcaacaaccacagcagcaacagcaataTACTGCCCAGCCACCTCAGCAATATCAACAACCGCAGGCTCCCTTCCAGCCGAGCCCTGTAGGTACCCCAAGCCCTTATCAACAGCAATATCAAACGCCCCAGCCGACGGGCACCCCCCAGCCTTATGCCTatcctcagcaacagcagcagcagcagcagcagccacatCCGTACCCTCAGGCCGCGGAGGCTCCTGGACATCCGTATTACCCACCGCAGCAGTAG
- a CDS encoding hypothetical protein (EggNog:ENOG503NXRK; COG:G; COG:M), with protein sequence MSKALLITGATGKQGGAVIDALVDRDASGSSPFTILAVTRHPDSASAKRLVSRGPNIKLVKGDLDNVPALFEEALRANDNKPIWGVYSVQVSMGPGVTVESEVKQGTALIDSALEAGVEHFVYSSVERGGDEKSWDNPTPIPHFQSKQKIETHLRDAQEGKPGAAMGWTILRPVAFMDNLAPGFPTKVFMAALRNWLGDNGKPLQWIATADIGVFAAMAFEDPEKWNRKAVGLAGDELTVEQLGRAFTKATGQPAPITYWFLGSALTYAVKEMGTMIAWFASDGYAADIEARRRDYPGLMTMEQWLQKKSGWAQSK encoded by the coding sequence ATGTCCAAAgctctcctcatcaccggTGCAACCGGCAAGCAAGGCGGAGCCGTCATCGACGCCCTCGTTGACCGTGATGCCTCCGGTTCCTCCCCTTTCACTATCCTTGCCGTCACCCGCCATCCAGATTCCGCCTCTGCCAAGCGGTTGGTCTCCCGCGGCCCCAACATCAAGCTTGTCAAAGGTGATCTTGACAATGTCCCTGCCCTCTTCGAAGAGGCCCTCAGGGCAAACGACAACAAGCCCATCTGGGGTGTTTACTCGGTGCAGGTCTCCATGGGTCCCGGTGTCACCGTCGAAAGTGAAGTCAAACAGGGCACCGCTCTCATCGACAGCGCCCTCGAGGCAGGAGTCGAGCACTTTGTCTACTCCAGTGTTGAAAGAGGCGGCGATGAAAAGTCGTGGGACAACCCTACCCCCATTCCCCATTTCCAGTCCAAGCAGAAGATTGAGACGCACCTGCGTGATGCCCAGGAGGGCAAGCCGGGTGCTGCTATGGGGTGGACTATTTTGCGGCCAGTGGCATTCATGGACAACCTTGCCCCTGGCTTCCCTACCAAGGTTTTCATGGCTGCGttgaggaactggctgggTGACAATGGGAAGCCGTTGCAGTGGATTGCCACGGCAGACATTGGTGTCTTTGCTGCCATGGCATTCGAGGATCCTGAGAAGTGGAACAGGAAGGCGGTTGGGCTGGCGGGTGATGAGTTGACTGTTGAGCAGCTGGGTAGGGCGTTCACCAAGGCTACTGGACAGCCTGCGCCGATCACGTACTGGTTTTTGGGCAGTGCGTTGACGTATGCGGTGAAGGAGATGGGAACCATGATTGCGTGGTTTGCGAGCGATGGGTATGCAGCTGATATTGAGGCGAGGAGAAGAGATTACCCGGGTCTGATGACGATGGAGCAGTGGTTGCAGAAGAAGAGTGGATGGGCTCAGTCAAAGTAA
- a CDS encoding hypothetical protein (EggNog:ENOG503P5J7): protein MSSSRLHTIHALLDGYSSLSVDKMTERLSNDFTHHVLPASLDMPLRNRDEFAHHAGEIFSIFHTFHMVPLTMFEDDRQNMVVINARMEGILKNGAEWVNECVLMVRLSRDGQQVVAIEEFVDSFKAVEMKKRHAPTMDVRSTDMAGSAKEALFRSVALST, encoded by the coding sequence ATGTCTTCCTCCCGCCTCCACACCATTCACGCCCTCCTCGACGGCTACTCTTCCCTCTCCGTCGACAAGATGACCGAGCGTCTCTCCAACGACTTCACCCATCACGTCCTCCCCGCCAGCCTTGACATGCCCCTCCGAAACAGAGACGAGTTCGCCCACCACGCCGGCGAGATCTTTTCCATCTTTCACACCTTCCACATGGTCCCTCTCACCATGTTTGAGGACGACAGGCAAAACATGGTCGTCATCAACGCCAGAATGGAGGGCATCCTCAAGAACGGCGCCGAGTGGGTCAACGAGTGCGTCCTGATGGTGCGTCTATCGAGGGACGGCCAGCAGGTCGTGGCCATCGAGGAGTTTGTCGATAGCTTCAAGGCCgtggagatgaagaagagacaTGCGCCCACGATGGATGTCCGCAGCACCGATATGGCTGGCAGCGCCAAGGAGGCCTTGTTTAGAAGTGTGGCTTTGTCTACTTGA
- a CDS encoding hypothetical protein (COG:S; EggNog:ENOG503P3ED), giving the protein MVSLPTPDAIAGTTIAFSFILLGNAITQSFMGVPALLIDFPHPSSPDHPRAARLLGRQWPVFWQVGNVFFRPISTLGILGYGYTAFSAWRYASAMAAENGWHTALVPAHGQVERGNWKIWGVCALCHLVTVVHSALNMQPLNAKLEGLSAVEVVDGGNKRTDGVVEGAGSKGKGGVDVSLAEYYARRWIKLNLVRALMPLVAGSLGLWQSLGAKEVPVKGVIV; this is encoded by the coding sequence ATGGTCAGCCTCCCCACCCCGGACGCCATAGCCGGCACAACaatcgccttctccttcatcctcctcggcaacgCAATCACGCAGTCCTTCATGGGCGTGCCCGCCCTCCTGATTGACTTCCcccacccatcctcccccgacCACCCCCGCGCCGCCCGCCTCTTGGGTCGACAGTGGCCCGTCTTCTGGCAGGTAGGCAATGTGTTCTTCCggcccatctccaccctTGGCATCCTCGGGTATGGGTACACTGCCTTCTCGGCCTGGAGATATGCCTCAGCCATGGCGGCGGAGAACGGGTGGCATACCGCGCTCGTGCCTGCGCATGggcaggtggagagggggaatTGGAAGATTTGGGGGGTTTGCGCGCTGTGTCACTTGGTTACTGTTGTTCATAGCGCCTTGAACATGCAGCCGCTGAATGCGAAGTTGGAGGGGCTGAGTGCggtagaggtggtggatggggggaacAAGAGGACTGATGGGGTTGTCGAGGGGGCGGGGAgtaaggggaaggggggagtgGATGTGAGTTTGGCAGAGTATTATGCTAGGAGGTGGATCAAGTTGAACTTGGTGAGGGCGTTGATGCCGCTTGTGGCGGGGAGTTTGGGGCTGTGGCAGAGTTTGGGGGCGAAGGAGGTGCCGGTGAAGGGGGTCATTGTGTAG
- a CDS encoding hypothetical protein (COG:Q; EggNog:ENOG503NZPZ) codes for MQLVTAGLLALVLLVATVVHLIKEFQKINDPNGPPGPTQLPYIGRIHDLPINFMWLKFKEWADKHGAGGFYRTQMLGVNVLVITDETVAEDLLVKRAKYNSDRPNIQSLFDSKSSEGSMEYLPLMGRNKYWARQRKLTHAYITEATNVKYNGVMYHEAKRWMANLIQNPDNFQASLEDMAAKVMCQLTWDDPSLSTYCTKSAWGLLRQMSPAGPITNVLTPLWHLPMFMNPWKKAERKRHDEQSAWWQERYLTTRDKMAQGGRVRNCWTRQFIEKTSLKTNISGDYEASCVIGMLALVGIFTVAGPLSYWLVTMVHYPEWQAAVQKEIDEKCEGRMPTLEDAPNLPILRACIKETMRWKPNVPTGVAHETEADDVYNGYFIPKGTRLLPLDWAFLRNPKKYPDPDNFRPERWLEPGWPTFQAPLTQFPTIKGMTSFGWGQRQCLGMSLTQDELIVACGALAWTFNLKPKHNPATGMNHPVPLDKSNSLLIIKPDPFQMSFEPRSEKRKEEALRLWAESDARDRADRAKFFQEARLAQQTAIVPDNGLFDVLAEKKDEASIQIRRVNSYGPQV; via the exons ATGCAGCTCGTTACCGCGGGCCTCCTGGCCCTTGTCCTTTTGGTGGCAACAGTGGTACATCTTATCAAAGAATTTCAAAAGATTAACGATCCCAACGGACCGCCCGGCCCAACACAGCTTCCTTATATTGGCAGAATCCATGACTTGCCTATAAACTTCATGTGGCTCAAGTTCAAAGAGTGGGCGGACAAGCACGGAGCTGGCGGCTTCTACCGAACTCAGATGCTCGGCGTCAACGTCCTGGTCATTACCGACGAAACGGTTGCCGAGGACTTGCTGGTCAAGCGGGCCAAGTACAATTCGGATCGGCCAAACATTCAGTCGCTGTTTGACTCGAAGAGCTCCGAGGGCTCCATGGAATACCTTCCCTTGATGGGCAGGAACA AGTACTGGGCTCGCCAAAGAAAGCTCACCCATGCCTACATCACCGAGGCCACCAACGTCAAGTACAACGGTGTGATGTATCACGAGGCGAAGCGCTGGATGGCCAACTTGATCCAGAACCCAGACAATTTCCAAGCTTCGCTCGAGGATATGGCTGCCAAAGTCATGTGCCAGCTCACCTGGGATGATCCCTCTCTGAGCACTTACTGCACCAAGAGTGCTTGGGGTTTACTCCGACAGATGTCCCCCGCTGGCCCTATCACCAATGTCCTCACCCCGCTGTGGCATCTGCCCATGTTCATGAACCCATGGAAGAAGGCGGAGCGCAAGCGTCATGATGAGCAGTCGGCATGGTGGCAGGAGCGATACCTCACAACCCGTGACAAGATGGCACAGGGTGGTCGGGTACGCAATTGCTGGACACGACAATTCATTGAGAAGACCTCGTTGAAGACCAACATCTCTGGTGATTATGAAGCCTCTTGCGTCATTGGAATGCTCGCGCTGGTCGGCATCTTCACCGTCGCCGGACCGCTTTCGTACTGGCTGGTTACCATGGTTCACTATCCGGAATGGCAAGCCGCCGTGCAGAAAGAGATTGACGAAAAGTGCGAGGGGCGCATGCCTACGTTGGAGGATGCGCCTAACCTACCCATCTTGAGAGCTTGCATCAAGGAGACCATGCGGTGGAAGCCCAATGTCCCGACAGGTGTCGCCCACGAGACGGAGGCGGACGATGTTTATAACGGCTACTTCATTCCCAAGGGCACCCGACTCTTGCCCCTGGACTG GGCATTCCTCCGCAACCCCAAGAAGTATCCTGACCCTGACAACTTCCGGCCCGAACGCTGGTTGGAGCCTGGCTGGCCAACCTTCCAAGCGCCCCTGACACAGTTCCCAACCATCAAGGGCATGACATCGTTCGGATGGGGCCAGCGCCAATGTCTCGGCATGTCACTCACCCAAGACGAGTTGATCGTTGCTTGCGGTGCCTTGGCATGGACCTTCAACCTCAAGCCCAAGCATAACCCAGCGACTGGGATGAACCATCCCGTACCGCTTGACAAGTCCAACTCGCTGCTCATCATCAAGCCAGATCCTTTCCAGATGTCATTTGAGCCCAGAagcgagaaaagaaaagaggaagcACTCCGTCTTTGGGCCGAGTCAGATGCGCGAGATCGTGCCGACAGAGCCAAGTTCTTCCAGGAAGCGAGGCTAGCACAGCAGACTGCGATTGTGCCAGACAATGGTCTGTTTGATGTCCTtgcagagaagaaggacgaaGCCTCAATACAGATCAGAAGGGTAAACTCTTACGGGCCGCAGGTATAG